AATCCTGAAGTCTCCTTGAGGAGAGTATATTAATTCTCACATCGACTGGACGCTCGGTTTTATGTGTTATTTTCATTTCGCACCCCTCAACTTGAGCAAGGGGCATTAATTTTTCAATCACCTGTCGGTTGCTCAGTCCATTTCCACTGCCGATATTATAAGTATCCGCCGGAATATTTTGATGAAGTAATCCAGCAATAGCTTCTGATAAATCGTCAATATAAACATAATCACGAATTGTTCCTTCATCTCCAAAAATAGTTATGAGGTGGCCAGAAAGGATTGAATATATTGCTTGGGCAATAAATCCCTGACCGCGATTAGGTTTTTGACCCGGACCATAGGGATTACTCGGGCGTACGATAGATAACGGGAGGTTGTGAACGGTCTGAAAATACCGGGCATGATCTTCTAGGCAAAGTTTAGCAAGACCATAAGTGGAAATTGGTCGTGTAACATGAGTTTCAGTTAGGGGAACATTAATGGCCTGCCCATAAACAGTCCCCCCCGATGAAATCAAAAGATATTTTTTGACCCCTGCCCTCAGAGCGGAATGGTAGAGTATTTCTTTTTGTTCAAGATTAGAAGGGAGAATGGATAGAAAGTCTGTACATCCAACGTTCGCTTGTGATGAAAATGCCAAGTCAATTACGGCATCTGCATTTTTAAAGACTTTTTCTAAATGTTCAGCATGACTATAATCCAGAATTTCGTGTATTACGCCCTCAGGCATTGGATCATCGGGTGGTCTCCTAGATAGACACACTGTTTGAATCTCGCGTGCCAAAAGCTGGGCAGATAAGTTGCGCCCGATAAATCCTGTTCCTCCAATTATACAAACATTCTTCATGAGAATAGAGATTTTAACTTTTGCAAGAATCGGTCTGTCCTAGTAGGAGGTATATAACTAATAGAATACTTTAGGCCATGTATCCTTTGTTGATAATATTCCTGCATGGGTGGGTATGATTCTGAAAACTTTTGAAGGAGAATGTCCATCAGACAAATAACACTTGAACGTTCGGGCTCTAGAATCGGAGGGTATCCTGGGACATGCATCTTACGAGACAATATCAAACAAATCTCTAGTGGGACCTTTTCACCGCTATGATTGTGGAGATTTGAAGCGCAAATATTGACTACTCTATTTAGGAAAGGATTTACCCATCCTTTAGGTAGACCAGTTTTCGGGTCTAGCACAGTAGATTCACTGCCTGCTCGTGACATGCTTTGAGAGGCCTCACGGTATATAACCAAGGATTCGGGTAGATTAGCAATTTGATATTGTCGTGCAATACGACTCCATAAATCATAGTCTTCGGGTGGCTGTTTATCAGGATCGGTGGTGTAAACACCCACCTGATCCAAAGCCTCTTTTCTAATCATCATAGAGCTATGGACAAAAGGGTTATTAAAAAGCAGTTCAAATTGTAAAATGGCGTTATCAGTAGGATGAGAATGTTTCCTTTCCGTGGGATTTGTTTCAATCCAAATATCAGCAATGGTTCCGACAAATCCTATCTGGGGGTAACACTCCATAAATTCAACCTGTTTTGCCAACCTTTGTGGTTTTGAGATATCATCCTGATCTTGTCGCGCAATATATTTCCCTCTACTTTTTTCTATCCCAGCATTAAGCGTTCTGGCTAATCCCATATTAGTGTGACTAATTTTTATCATCCTAGGATCAGTATAACTCTCAATAATATCCTGGCTATTGTCTTTTGAGCCATCATTGAGAATGATCAGTTCAAAATTTTCGAACGACTGCTCCAATATACAATCAATGGCCTCGGGAAGGTACTTTTCCCCGTTATATATTGGCATTACTATACTGACTAATGGGTGACTCATGTTTGATCCTAAATAAAAATCAATTCTATAATATATTTACGGTATTTATTTTAATAAAATGTAGCTCATTCTAACATTAAGAAAGAATCTTTTCATATTGCCTAGAAATAATTTCCCAAGTAAACTTTTCTTCCCAATTTCTCCTCCCAGCCTGTCCCAGTTCTTGCAAACGAGCAGGATCATCAAGCAAATCTTTTATGGTTAATGCCAATTTTACAGGATCAACACGGGTATAACCAAATTTATCCTTTGGTGCCTCACAAATAATTCCACCTTTTGTCCATTGAGTGATTTCCACAGAATTCCCCACAGGAACCGTGACATAAGGTAAACCTGCTGCGGCTGCTTCGAACAAGACTAAAGGAGAATACTCTACATTGGATGCAAAAATGAAAAGATCAGCGCTAAAAAAAGCTTTAATGACATCTTCCCTATTGAGATTATTTATAATAATTCTTTTTTGACCAGTATTTTTAACTTTGTGAACTAGTTCAGCCAGTATGATCGGAAAAGTTGCCGAGAAATCTGAAGATGAATTTCTGTATGAAAATAGAGTCAGGATAGGAAAAAAGGCGCAGAGTTGATAAAATAAATTTTCTTGAGAATTAAGAGGGCTTCCATATTTAATTCCTAACGTATGTAATAATACTTTTATGATGTGTTTGATCCGAGGAATAAAATTTGAGAATGCAAAGATTGGAGGGAGGCATTTAATCCAATTTAATATATTTTTCAAAATATTGAATCGTTCAGATGCCTTTATGGAATCAGTCTCGTGTGGCTGATTATAAATACGGAATCGTTCAGAAGCCTTTATATAATCAGTCTCGTGTTCCTGAGTCATGTTGCCGTTAAGTAATAAAGTCATTTTTTTCTGCGGGATATTTAGATTTAGAAAAGCATTTGCGACTTCAATATGTCCCTTTAGTCCTGTAAAACTTCCGACGGTTAAGAGTAAAATCTCATCATCATTAATGCCTAATCTTTTGCGGATGTTATTTGTAGCCGGCGGATTAAATTCTTTATGAGATGCTCCATTTGGGAGTATGGAATAGTGGCTAATCCCATTTTCCTTTGCAAAATTAATATCACGATAATCAGTAGAATAAAATATCAGATGATCAAATTTCCGAAGTATATCGGGAAGTTTTTTGAAATAATCTTGGTAAGATGGCTCATAAAGGCAAGAAAAACCACAAGGGATAAAAACTTTTCTCGCTCTGATCTGCTCCAGACATGTCCAAAGCGCATCAAACGTCCATTGTTGTGCTGCTTTGATCAAAATCACATCAAAATCTGATTCTATTAAAAAATTTTGGTATGCAGTGATTTCACCGTTAATTCCTCTAACCTGGTTTCCGGATATTGAGAACTCCTTAATGGCAACTCCATTCAATTGGAAGTCTGTTCTCTCCTTCAATATACTTGTAGCAACTGTAACGTGATGACCATATGAAACCAAATGCTCAGCAATCTCCTGCATCACTTTCTGAACCCCACCTTTACTGGGATAATAAAACTCGCAACAAAGAAGTATTTTCATAGTATCAGCGCTCCCAACACGCTTGCTTGACCAGAATCGAATTTATATTGGTATCAGCATATACCATATATCCGAATTGTTTGAGATAATCAGTAATTTCAGTTCTTTTTATTCCTCGCCCTGTATTCGAGTATGAAATGGACTCTACACATATTACCAGAGGGGCACTTTCCTCATAATTAATTTGCTTTAGAATATCCAAATCAAGTCCTTCTACATCGAGACTGAGAATATGGGGGAATTTACCATCACAGTATTCTTTTATAATACCTTGTATTGTTCTTGTCTGAACAGTAATTCTTTTCTTCAGACTCATACCTTCTTTTACATAATCTTCCGCCTCAGTGTCCGAGAGGGTATTAAGGGTTGATTCCCCAAATATTAATAGGTCAGCAGATCCATTTTTATCACTCACTGCTATGTTAAGATTGACATCATCTGGTCGCGCCTCTATAAAACGGCTAAATAGGCTGGGATCGGGCTCTATATTGATCCCCTTCGAGCCACTCAAATAGAATAATGCAGTATTACTTATATAATAGGGGTGATGTGCCCCAATATCCAAATAACTTGGGTGTTCTACTTGTATTTGGTCAAAAATATACCGAATTAAAAGATCTTCACCGCTTTGTGAAAAACTAATCTTTTTAGGTTGATTAAAAACCTGTGTAAATAATTTGTGGTTTCGGTATTGAGGTGCCCAAATGTTATCGGGAAAGACTAAAGGCAGATTATCGATAATAATTTCAGGTAAGGAGTCTTGCGCATGGTGTTTTATATAAGAGAGCAGGAAAGGAGAATATTTTTTAAAGTCAAATAAAGGAGCAATCATTTCTTTATTTATTTCTTCAACAATCCTTCCAAAAGTACCGTTCAAAGTATTCTTAGTGTCATATTTCAGGAGATAAGATAACGCTTTATAATAAACCTGCCTCGTGA
This genomic interval from Verrucomicrobiota bacterium contains the following:
- a CDS encoding NAD-dependent epimerase/dehydratase family protein; the encoded protein is MKNVCIIGGTGFIGRNLSAQLLAREIQTVCLSRRPPDDPMPEGVIHEILDYSHAEHLEKVFKNADAVIDLAFSSQANVGCTDFLSILPSNLEQKEILYHSALRAGVKKYLLISSGGTVYGQAINVPLTETHVTRPISTYGLAKLCLEDHARYFQTVHNLPLSIVRPSNPYGPGQKPNRGQGFIAQAIYSILSGHLITIFGDEGTIRDYVYIDDLSEAIAGLLHQNIPADTYNIGSGNGLSNRQVIEKLMPLAQVEGCEMKITHKTERPVDVRINILSSRRLQDYTGWVPRTEFSEGIKNSWLYMRKLKDRL
- a CDS encoding glycosyltransferase family A protein, giving the protein MSHPLVSIVMPIYNGEKYLPEAIDCILEQSFENFELIILNDGSKDNSQDIIESYTDPRMIKISHTNMGLARTLNAGIEKSRGKYIARQDQDDISKPQRLAKQVEFMECYPQIGFVGTIADIWIETNPTERKHSHPTDNAILQFELLFNNPFVHSSMMIRKEALDQVGVYTTDPDKQPPEDYDLWSRIARQYQIANLPESLVIYREASQSMSRAGSESTVLDPKTGLPKGWVNPFLNRVVNICASNLHNHSGEKVPLEICLILSRKMHVPGYPPILEPERSSVICLMDILLQKFSESYPPMQEYYQQRIHGLKYSISYIPPTRTDRFLQKLKSLFS
- a CDS encoding glycosyltransferase family 4 protein, translated to MKILLCCEFYYPSKGGVQKVMQEIAEHLVSYGHHVTVATSILKERTDFQLNGVAIKEFSISGNQVRGINGEITAYQNFLIESDFDVILIKAAQQWTFDALWTCLEQIRARKVFIPCGFSCLYEPSYQDYFKKLPDILRKFDHLIFYSTDYRDINFAKENGISHYSILPNGASHKEFNPPATNNIRKRLGINDDEILLLTVGSFTGLKGHIEVANAFLNLNIPQKKMTLLLNGNMTQEHETDYIKASERFRIYNQPHETDSIKASERFNILKNILNWIKCLPPIFAFSNFIPRIKHIIKVLLHTLGIKYGSPLNSQENLFYQLCAFFPILTLFSYRNSSSDFSATFPIILAELVHKVKNTGQKRIIINNLNREDVIKAFFSADLFIFASNVEYSPLVLFEAAAAGLPYVTVPVGNSVEITQWTKGGIICEAPKDKFGYTRVDPVKLALTIKDLLDDPARLQELGQAGRRNWEEKFTWEIISRQYEKILS
- a CDS encoding FkbM family methyltransferase, which codes for MSIKSLIQKTIITLTRQVYYKALSYLLKYDTKNTLNGTFGRIVEEINKEMIAPLFDFKKYSPFLLSYIKHHAQDSLPEIIIDNLPLVFPDNIWAPQYRNHKLFTQVFNQPKKISFSQSGEDLLIRYIFDQIQVEHPSYLDIGAHHPYYISNTALFYLSGSKGINIEPDPSLFSRFIEARPDDVNLNIAVSDKNGSADLLIFGESTLNTLSDTEAEDYVKEGMSLKKRITVQTRTIQGIIKEYCDGKFPHILSLDVEGLDLDILKQINYEESAPLVICVESISYSNTGRGIKRTEITDYLKQFGYMVYADTNINSILVKQACWER